One genomic window of Medicago truncatula cultivar Jemalong A17 chromosome 1, MtrunA17r5.0-ANR, whole genome shotgun sequence includes the following:
- the LOC25482730 gene encoding alkane hydroxylase MAH1 — protein MFIIQCIGAFVAILFFLFVHSWRRNRNAIVPNWPILGMLPSTLHNISNYYDYITLVLKHHGGTFRFEGSWFTNSTGILTSDPMNVHHIVSKNFGNYEKGSNFKETFETFGAGPLNSDSDEWKKERTMLHSFFKRKNFENFLKQTIQKKLENFLLPFLDHASIVKAHVDLHDALTRFTFDITCTFLFGFDPNCLQNNFSHDLGDITYHKALSMIEEAIVYRGFFPTFVWKLQKWLQIGQEKKLKVAQESLDKFLHECILSKLEEQNRFSSTREVEDSDCDLIKEILKGTGKGKTSEKYLRDTAVNLLLAGNGTVSSGLSWFFWLVSCHPVVEAKIIQEMKDNCLSDDENLITSIVEKLDKLIYLHGAICEALRLYPPVPIEQKFAIKADILPSGVHVSPNTRILYYLYSMGRMEKIWGEDCMEFKPERWISKSGQIIHVPSYKFIAFNAGPRSCLGKDITFVEMKMAAAAILWKFCIHLVDGHPVTPRLSITLGMKHGLKVIVTKRCI, from the coding sequence ATGTTTATTATTCAGTGCATTGGAGCATTTGTAGCAATCCTGTTCTTCTTATTTGTCCATAGTTGGAGACGCAACAGAAATGCAATCGTCCCAAATTGGCCAATACTTGGAATGCTACCATCGACTCTGCATAATATTTCCAATTACTATGATTATATAACCTTAGTTTTGAAACATCATGGTGGCACTTTTAGGTTTGAAGGATCCTGGTTCACAAACTCCACTGGTATCCTTACCAGCGATCCAATGAATGTACACCACATCGTAAGCAAGAATTTTGGAAACTACGAAAAAGGGTCTAATTTCaaagaaacttttgaaacttttgGAGCTGGACCTTTAAATTCTGATTCCGATGAATGGAAAAAGGAGAGGACGATGCTTCACTCATTcttcaaaaggaaaaacttTGAAAACTTTCTCAAACAAACAATTCAGAAGAAACTTGAGAATTTCCTACTACCATTTCTTGATCATGCATCCATAGTAAAAGCTCACGTGGACTTGCATGACGCCTTAACAAGGTTCACTTTTGATATCACCTGCACTTTCCTATTTGGATTCGATCCAAATTGCCTTCAAAACAATTTCAGTCATGATCTCGGAGATATCACTTATCATAAAGCTCTTTCTATGATTGAGGAAGCAATAGTCTACAGGGGCTTCTTTCCAACTTTTGTATGGAAGCTGCAGAAATGGCTCCAAATTGGTCAAGAGAAGAAACTCAAAGTAGCTCAAGAAAGTCTTGACAAATTCTTGCATGAATGCATACTATCCAAACTTGAAGAGCAAAACAGATTCAGCAGCACTAGAGAAGTGGAAGATTCCGACTGTGACTTGATAAAAGAGATACTGAAAGGAACGGGAAAAGGGAAAACGAGTGAGAAGTATCTTAGAGACACTGCAGTCAATCTATTGTTAGCGGGAAACGGCACAGTTAGTTCAGGTCTCAGTTGGTTCTTTTGGCTTGTTTCATGTCATCCTGTTGTGGAAGCCAAGATTATTCAAGAGATGAAAGATAATTGTCTATCTGATGATGAAAACTTGATTACTTCAATTGTGGAAAAGCTTGATAAACTAATTTACCTCCACGGAGCTATATGTGAAGCCTTAAGGCTTTATCCTCCTGTACCTATCGAGCAAAAGTTTGCAATCAAAGCTGATATACTTCCTAGTGGAGTCCATGTAAGTCCAAATACAAGGATATTATACTATTTGTATTCAATGGGAAGGATGGAGAAAATATGGGGAGAAGACTGCATGGAATTTAAGCCTGAGAGATGGATATCAAAAAGCGGACAAATTATACATGTACCGTCTTACAAGTTCATAGCTTTCAATGCAGGGCCAAGAAGTTGTTTGGGTAAAGATATCACCTTCGTTGAAATGAAGATGGCTGCCGCGGCTATACTATGGAAGTTTTGCATACATTTAGTGGATGGTCATCCTGTAACTCCAAGGCTTTCTATTACCCTCGGAATGAAACATGGCTTGAAGGTCATAGTCACTAAAAGATGCATTTGA
- the LOC25482731 gene encoding LOW QUALITY PROTEIN: alkane hydroxylase MAH1 (The sequence of the model RefSeq protein was modified relative to this genomic sequence to represent the inferred CDS: substituted 1 base at 1 genomic stop codon), giving the protein MHHRHKQFKTYFSKSKMCTIQCVGGLAAILIFLYIHYWRRNRDEFVPINWPIFGMLLALMCNLSNFHDRATLILKHHGGTFRFGGAWFTNTSFIGTSDPMNVEHIASKNFGNYGRGSNFKEIFDFFGDGILNSNSHVWKQQRTMFHSFLKRKTFKNFFQQTMKKKLENYLLPFLNDVSEIGAQVDLEDALSRFTFDSICTIAFGFDPNCLLNKFNELTEIDYQKSLAVIDEVILYRHFIPSYLWKLQKWLHVRQEKKLREAEENLDRFLYEGITFSKQEQSKCSSSEXIDDFVKALMKEEYGTRGMDEKYLRDNALSLFLAGNGTVTSGLSWFFWLVSTHPIVEAKIIQEIKDNWPTQEENQTPWRDVDLDNLVYLHGAICETLRLYPPVPFEHICAIKSDILPSGERVSPNTRLLYSLYAMGRMEQIWGEDCMEFKPERWVSETGHIIHVPSYKFIAFNTGPRSCLGKDLSFIQMKMVAAALLQKFHIQVVEGHPVTPKLSFVLHMKHGFKVKVTKRCI; this is encoded by the coding sequence ATGCATCATAGACACAAGcaattcaaaacatattttagtaaATCGAAAATGTGCACTATTCAGTGTGTTGGAGGATTGGCAGCcatcctaatcttcttatacaTCCACTATTGGAGACGCAATAGAGATGAATTTGTACCAATTAATTGGCCAATATTTGGTATGCTACTGGCGCTTATGTGTAACCTGTCCAATTTCCATGATCGTGCAACCTTAATTTTGAAACATCATGGAGGAACGTTTAGATTTGGAGGAGCCTGGTTCACAAACACAAGCTTTATTGGTACCAGTGATCCAATGAATGTTGAACACATTGCGAGCAAGAATTTTGGCAACTACGGAAGGGGGTCCAacttcaaagaaatttttgatttttttggagaTGGTATTTTAAATTCTAATTCCCACGTATGGAAACAACAGAGGACAATGTTTCATTCATTTCTTAAAAGGAAAACCTTCAAGAACTTCTTCCAACAAACTATGAAGAAAAAGCTGGAGAACTACCTACTACCATTTCTTAATGATGTATCTGAAATAGGTGCTCAGGTGGACCTGGAGGATGCCTTGAGTAGGTTCACTTTTGATAGCATCTGCACTATTGCATTTGGATTTGATCCTAATTGCCTTCTAAACAAGTTTAATGAGCTAACAGAAATTGATTATCAAAAATCTCTTGCTGTGATAGATGAGGTGATATTGTACCGGCACTTCATTCCAAGTTATCTTTGGAAGCTGCAAAAATGGCTCCATGTTCGTCAAGAAAAGAAGTTAAGGGAAGCCGAAGAAAATCTTGACCGTTTCTTGTATGAAGGTATAACATTTTCCAAACAAGAGCAAAGCAAGTGCAGCAGCAGTGAATAAATTGATGACTTTGTAAAAGCACTGATGAAGGAAGAATATGGAACAAGGGGAATGGATGAGAAGTATCTTAGAGACAATGCACTCTCTCTCTTTTTAGCAGGAAATGGCACAGTTACTTCAGGTCTCAGTTGGTTTTTCTGGCTTGTTTCAACTCATCCTATTGTGGAAGCCaaaattattcaagaaataaaaGATAACTGGCCCACACAAGAGGAGAATCAGACTCCTTGGAGAGATGTGGATCTTGATAATCTAGTGTACCTTCATGGAGCTATATGTGAAACCTTGAGGCTTTATCCTCCTGTACCTTTTGAGCATATATGTGCAATCAAATCCGATATACTACCTAGTGGAGAGCGTGTTAGTCCAAATACAAGGTTATTGTACTCTTTGTACGCTATGGGAAGGATGGAACAAATATGGGGAGAAGACTGCATGGAATTTAAGCCTGAGAGATGGGTATCAGAGACAGGACACATTATACATGTTCCATCTTACAAGTTCATAGCTTTCAATACAGGTCCGAGAAGTTGTTTGGGTAAAGATCTTAGTTTCATTCAAATGAAGATGGTCGCAGCTGCTTTGTTACAGAAGTTTCACATACAGGTGGTGGAAGGTCACCCTGTAACCCCAAAGCTTTCATTTGTTCTTCACATGAAACATGGCTTCAAGGTTAAAGTCACTAAAAGATGCATTTGA
- the LOC25482732 gene encoding kunitz-type trypsin inhibitor-like 2 protein, translating into MKFIYSLIISFLLFAFITTNLPLAFSYDDGRYIMDSDMWPVHPDGHYALIPSFMGINIGRVYLGKTGDSTCPVTVLEQDFTSERGIPLKFSVPGDPYYGEIFTGKPVDIEFVRKPDCVESSKWLIFVDNVIQKSCVGIGGPENYPGMQILNGTFLIRRNGGGVRYIYKFVFCVNGSTTNCSDIGYYKIGEMGGRLILNAKQASSFLFVENYSYKDKDGIIKSVA; encoded by the coding sequence ATGAAGTTTATTTATTCACTTATCATTTCCTTCCTCCTTTTTGCTTTCATCACCACCAATCTTCCACTAGCTTTCTCATATGATGATGGTAGATACATAATGGACTCAGATATGTGGCCCGTTCATCCTGACGGTCATTACGCCTTGATACCATCGTTTATGGGCATCAATATTGGAAGAGTATATCTAGGAAAAACTGGTGATTCAACATGTCCGGTTACTGTCTTAGAACAAGATTTTACTAGTGAAAGAGGTATACCATTGAAATTCAGCGTACCAGGAGACCCTTATTATGGTGAAATTTTTACAGGTAAACCAGTTGATATCGAGTTCGTTAGGAAGCCTGATTGTGTTGAATCTTCAAAATGGTTGATATTTGTTGATAATGTTATTCAAAAATCTTGTGTTGGTATTGGTGGTCCAGAAAACTATCCTGGTATGCAAATATTGAATGGTACGTTTCTTATTCGGAGAAATGGTGGTGGAGTTCgatatatttataagtttgtGTTTTGTGTTAATGGATCTACTACTAATTGTTCGGATATTGGGTATTATAAGATTGGTGAGATGGGAGGACGATTGATTTTGAATGCCAAACAAGCTTctagttttttgtttgttgagaaTTATTCTTATAAAGATAAAGATGGAATTATTAAGTCCGTTGCTTAA
- the LOC25482733 gene encoding alkane hydroxylase MAH1 — translation MTLFQYITLFVAILFIISYNIWRRNKNVLVPNWPIIGMLPSVLHNQSKIHDFATLVLKHHGGTFHFKGPWFTNIANFMITSDPMNVHHITSKNFSNYGKGSDFHEIFEILGVGIFNLDSNEWKQERALFHSLLKRKSFEILLHQCIRNKLEIFLLPFLDHASKGVQILDLQDILERFTFDIICTSVFGFDPNCLPNNFSEISDISYVKAISVTEDVILSRHYIPKCIWKLQKWLQIGQEKKYKVAKENLHQFIYKCLNYYRSGEEKRSDDSHLCLLKDLMEEGLEKGEMVERYIRDTTINLLVAGNGTISTGLTWFFWLVSTHPRVDGKIIQEIKDNCLKHDENFIANLGVEELDKLVYLHGAICEALRLYPSVAFQHKCAIKSDKLPSGDHVSPNTKLIYSLYAMGRMEQIWGEDCLEFKPERWISDRGQIIQVPSYKFIAFNAGPRSCLGKDISFLQMKMVAAAVLFKFHIQVVEGHSIIPRVSILLRMEHGFKVKIRKRCI, via the coding sequence ATGACCTTGTTTCAGTATATTACATTATTTGTAGCAATTCTCTTCATCATATCATACAATATATGGAGGCGCAACAAAAATGTACTTGTTCCAAATTGGCCAATAATTGGCATGCTGCCATCCGTTTTGCATAATCAatccaaaattcatgattttgcAACCTTAGTTTTGAAACATCATGGTGgcacttttcattttaaaggaCCTTGGTTTACAAACATTGCCAACTTTATGATCACCAGTGATCCCATGAATGTGCACCACATCACTAGCAAGAATTTCAGCAACTATGGAAAAGGATCTGACTTCcatgaaatttttgaaattctTGGTGTTGGTATTTTCAATTTAGATTCTAATGAATGGAAACAAGAGAGAGCATTGTTTCATTCATTGCTCAAAAGGAAAAGCTTTGAGATACTCCTTCATCAATGCATTAGAAATAAGTTAGAGATTTTCCTATTACCATTTCTTGATCATGCATCCAAAGGAGTACAAATACTTGATTTACAAGATATTCTTGAGAGGTTCACCTTTGACATTATTTGCACTTCTGTATTTGGATTTGATCCTAATTGCCTTCCTAACAATTTCAGTGAGATATCAGATATTTCTTATGTAAAAGCTATATCTGTGACTGAGGATGTGATCTTGTCGAGGCACTATATTCCAAAATGTATTTGGAAGCTACAAAAATGGTTACAGATTGGTCAAGAGAAGAAGTACAAGGTAGCAAAAGaaaatcttcatcaattcatATACAAATGTTTGAACTACTACAGAAGTGGTGAAGAGAAAAGAAGCGATGATAGTCATCTTTGCTTGCTTAAAGATCTAATGGAGGAAGGATTGGAAAAGGGGGAAATGGTTGAGAGGTATATTAGAGATACTACAATCAATCTCTTGGTTGCAGGAAATGGAACAATTAGTACAGGTCTCACTTGGTTTTTTTGGCTGGTTTCAACGCATCCTAGGGTAGATGGTAAAATTATTCAAGAGATCAAAGATAATTGTTTAAAACACGATGAGAATTTTATCGCTAATTTAGGTGTGGAAGAGCTTGATAAGCTAGTTTACCTTCATGGAGCCATATGTGAAGCCTTAAGGCTATATCCTTCTGTAGCATTTCAGCACAAGTGTGCTATCAAATCGGATAAACTTCCTAGTGGAGACCATGTTAGTCCAAATACAAAGTTAATATATTCTTTGTATGCAATGGGAAGGATGGAGCAAATATGGGGAGAGGATTGCTTGGAGTTTAAGCCTGAGAGATGGATATCAGATAGAGGACAAATTATACAAGTGCCGTCTTATAAGTTCATAGCGTTTAATGCAGGTCCAAGAAGCTGTCTTGGGAAAGATATTAGTTTTCTTCAAATGAAAATGGTTGCAGCTGCAGTTTTATTTAAGTTTCACATTCAGGTGGTGGAAGGTCACTCAATAATTCCTAGGGTTTCTATTCTCCTTCGCATGGAACATGGCTTTAAGGTCAAAATTCGTAAAAGATGCATTTGA
- the LOC25482734 gene encoding alkane hydroxylase MAH1, which produces MTLFQYITLFVAILLVIFYYIWRRNQNVLVTNWPIIGMLPFVLHNQSNLHDFVTLGLKLCRGTFHFKGPWFTNIANFILTSDHLNVHHITSKNFSNYGKGTDFHEIFDVLGVGILNLDFEEWKQERTLLHSLLKGKSFEISFQQNIQKKLENFLLRFLDHASKSVQVLDLQDILERFTFDITCILLFGFDPRFLPYKFNELPEIAHVKAISIIEDTILSRHYIPKYFWKLQKWLQIGQEKKYKVAQENLHQFLSKCITYYSKGDEERRRLRNGEDFDESHFYLLKALMKEGLGNEEMVEIDKYIRDTAFNLLAAGSGTVSSGLSWFSWLVSTHFIVEAKIIQEIKDNCLSHEDNLVTNLRVEKLNKLVYLHGAICEALRLYPPVPFQHKCAIKADILPSGDYVKPNTKLIYSLYAMGRMKQIWGKDRFEFKPERWISDKGHILHVPSCKFIAFNAGPRSCLGKDISIVQMKMVAAAMLWKFHIQVVEGHSVTPRVSIVLRMEHGFKVKVSKR; this is translated from the coding sequence ATGACTTTGTTTCAGTATATTACATTATTTGTAGCAATTCTACTAGTCATATTTTACTATATATGGAGACGCAACCAAAATGTACTTGTAACAAATTGGCCAATAATTGGCATGCTACCATTCGTTTTGCATAATCAATCCAATCTTCATGATTTTGTAACTTTAGGATTGAAACTTTGTAGAGgcacttttcattttaaaggaCCTTGGTTCACAAACATTGCCAATTTTATCCTCACCAGTGATCATTTGAATGTGCATCACATCACTAGCAAGAATTTTAGCAACTATGGGAAAGGAACTGATTTCCatgaaatttttgatgttttaggtGTTGGTATTTTAAATTTGGATTTCGAAGAATGGAAACAAGAGAGGACACTACTTCATTCATTGCTCAAAGGGAAAAGTTTTGAGATATCCTTTCAACAAAACATTCAAAAGAAGCTAGAGAATTTCCTATTACGATTTCTTGATCATGCATCCAAAAGTGTACAGGTACTTGATTTACAAGATATTCTTGAGAGGTTTACCTTTGATATTACATGCATTTTGTTGTTTGGATTTGATCCTAGGTTCCTTCCTTACAAGTTCAATGAATTACCAGAGATTGCTCATGTAAAAGCTATTTCGATTATTGAGGATACAATATTGTCTAGGCACTATATTCCAAAATACTTTTGGAAGTTACAAAAATGGCTACAAATTGGTCAAGAGAAGAAGTACAAGGTAGCTCAAGAAAATCTTCACCAATTCTTGTCCAAATGTATAACTTATTATTCCAAAGGTGATGAAGAGAGAAGAAGATTGCGAAACGGTGAAGATTTTGATGAAAGCCATTTTTACTTGCTAAAGGCACTGATGAAGGAAGGCTTGGGAAATGAGGAAATGGTTGAAATTGATAAGTATATTAGAGACACTGCATTCAATCTCTTAGCTGCAGGAAGTGGAACAGTTAGTTCAGGTCTAAGTTGGTTCTCTTGGCTTGTTTCAACTCATTTCATAGTGGAAGCTAAAATAATTCAAGAGATAAAAGATAATTGTCTATCACATGAGGATAATTTGGTCACTAATTTAAGAGTTGAAAAGCTTAATAAACTAGTGTACCTTCATGGAGCTATATGTGAAGCATTGAGGCTTTATCCTCCTGTACCATTTCAGCACAAGTGTGCAATCAAAGCTGATATACTACCTAGTGGAGATTATGTTAAACCAAATACTAAGTTAATATACTCTTTGTATGCAATGGGAAGGATGAAACAAATATGGGGTAAGGATCGCTTCGAATTTAAGCCCGAGAGATGGATATCAGATAAAGGACATATTTTGCATGTACCATCTTGCAAGTTCATAGCATTTAATGCAGGTCCTCGAAGTTGTCTTGGGAAAGATATTAGCATTGTTCAAATGAAAATGGTTGCAGCTGCTATGTTATGGAAGTTTCACATACAAGTTGTGGAAGGTCATTCTGTAACTCCAAGAGTTTCTATTGTTCTCCGCATGGAACATGGATTCAAAGTCAAAGTTAGTAAAAGATGA
- the LOC112418343 gene encoding uncharacterized protein, with amino-acid sequence MIWNQKHLVAHDICLNVNWFWQKWYAVQDLRNNGRQQADIDFNMRWQIPEYGRLMCNVDASFHRASDKTGIGCCVRNNAGIFVSALTSWTRPELSPHEGETLGLWQAMSWAFSSGFQNVIFETDSKMLVDAVHSDSAGIPKFYVIVSKIRGLLALHYNFEVKFVRRQANMVAHTLAKATISNVNRHVYDYAPLCIQYYLRNDMS; translated from the coding sequence ATGATTTGGAACCAAAAACATTTAGTTGCACATGATATATGCTTGAATGTTAACTGGTTTTGGCAGAAGTGGTATGCGGTCCAGGATTTGCGTAACAATGGCAGACAACAAGCTGATATTGACTTTAATATGAGGTGGCAAATTCCAGAATATGGCAGACTTATGTGTAATGTCGATGCTAGTTTCCACCGAGCTTCGGACAAAACCGGGATAGGTTGTTGTGTTCGTAACAATGCAGGTATATTTGTTTCAGCATTAACCTCTTGGACGCGACCGGAACTGTCTCCACATGAGGGTGAGACACTGGGGTTGTGGCAAGCTATGTCTTGGGCTTTTAGTAGCGGCTTCCAAAATGTGATATTTGAAACAGACTCCAAGATGCTTGTGGATGCTGTTCATTCAGATAGTGCAGGTATTCCTAAATTTTATGTCATTGTTTCTAAGATTAGAGGTTTGTTAGCATTACATTACAACTTTGAGGTAAAGTTTGTTCGACGTCAAGCAAATATGGTTGCTCATACCTTAGCAAAGGCAACCATTTCAAATGTTAATCGTCATGTTTATGATTATGCTCCTCTTTGTATTCAATATTATTTAAGAAATGATATGAGCtga